Proteins found in one Triticum aestivum cultivar Chinese Spring chromosome 4D, IWGSC CS RefSeq v2.1, whole genome shotgun sequence genomic segment:
- the LOC123098102 gene encoding proline-rich receptor-like protein kinase PERK1 isoform X1, with product MAGEGVGRCILVGLHMDAVGKELLQWALNQAARSGDRVVAVHIYRKSDLCKTNALTLIRTLDDYLAEYEAICSKKDIVLVGRVTPGSSIQKVLVKEAKLCAAMAVVIGANKKYSFGGSTGLAKYCARKLPPTTSVVAIQGGKAIFVREAPRPPLGAEPKPVLRTLLHPSVGMEPKVIIPNPNRRSARSMDFDAAGCGQCAAPPQPKKPCDDDDAAVAKAVVVRVPAPEQKLGWPLLRRAPPGAQAAKGDHETTRKQSVVHWVMSLPRRSSPSASPEPAQEGLAADLRRTLGGAPSRCRWFRYEELYDATNHFSPGNLVGKGAHSRVYRGGLASGQRVAIKLCRASAEASKDFLREVDIITKLQHGRIVPLVGVCVEGPNLISVYRYLPRGSLEDNLHGKRSKPALPWEKRYRTAVGVAEALSYVHSGCSRPVIHRDVKSSNILLTEDFEPQLSDFGLAIWAPSSPSSVTHSDVVGTFGYLAPEYFMYGKVTDKVDVYAFGVVLLELLTGRRPITGDGSPKGHHQSLVMWATPILNGGDISDLLDPSLDLKHDEVEVRRMAVAASLCLGRSARLRPPISQILSILRGEEDATSLAASEPDCVVDDETYPAANVRSHLGLALLDVEDAESISSTEHTNLSPLEEYLRQRCSRSSSFD from the exons ATGGCGGGGGAGGGCGTCGGGCGGTGCATACTGGTGGGGCTGCACATGGACGCCGTCGGCAAGGAGCTGCTGCAGTGGGCGCTCAACCAGGCGGCCAGGAGCGGCGACCGCGTCGTCGCCGTCCACATTTACCGCAAATCCG ACCTGTGCAAGACGAACGCGCTGACGCTGATCAGGACGCTGGACGACTACCTGGCGGAGTACGAGGCCATCTGCAGCAAGAAAGAC ATCGTCCTCGTGGGGCGGGTGACGCCGGGGAGCTCGatccagaaggtgctggtgaaggagGCAAAGCTCTGCGCGGCCATGGCGGTGGTGATTGGCGCCAACAAGAAGTACTCCTTCGG TGGCTCGACCGGCCTCGCCAAGTACTGCGCCAGGAAGCTCCCGCCGACGACCAGCGTCGTCGCCATCCAGGGCGGCAAGGCCATCTTCGTCAGGGAGGCCCCCCGGCCGCCACTTG GAGCAGAGCCCAAGCCGGTGCTCCGCACGCTGCTGCACCCCAGCGTCGGGATGGAGCCCAAGGTGATCATCCCCAACCCCAACCGCCGGAGCGCGCGGTCCATGGACTTCGACGCCGCGGGCTGCGGCCAGTGCGCCGCGCCGCCGCAGCCCAAGAAGCcctgcgacgacgacgacgctgccGTCGCCAAGGCCGTCGTCGTGCGCGTGCCGGCGCCCGAGCAGAAGCTCGGCTGGCCTTTGCTCCGGCGCGCGCCTCCCGGAGCGCAGGCCGCCAAGGGTGACCACGAGACGACGCGCAAGCAGTCGGTGGTGCACTGGGTGATGAGCCTGCCGCGGCGCTCCTCGCCGTCGGCGTCCCCGGAGCCGGCGCAGGAGGGGCTGGCGGCCGACCTGAGGCGGACGCTGGGCGGCGCGCCGTCCCGGTGCCGGTGGTTCCGGTACGAGGAGCTCTACGACGCCACCAACCACTTCTCCCCGGGCAACCTGGTGGGCAAGGGCGCGCACAGCCGGGTGTACCGGGGCGGCCTGGCGAGCGGGCAGCGGGTGGCGATCAAGCTGTGCCGCGCGTCGGCGGAGGCGTCCAAGGACTTCCTCCGGGAGGTGGACATCATCACCAAGCTGCAGCACGGCCGCATCGTGCCGCTCGTGGGCGTCTGCGTCGAAGGCCCCAACCTCATCTCCGTCTACCGCTACCTCCCCCGCGGCAGCCTCGAGGACAACCTGCACG GGAAGAGGTCGAAGCCGGCGCTGCCGTGGGAGAAGAGGTACCGGACGGCGGTCGGGGTCGCCGAGGCTCTGAGCTACGTGCACTCCGGCTGCTCGCGGCCGGTGATCCACCGCGACGTCAAGTCCTCCAACATCCTCCTCACGGAGGACTTCGAGCCCCAG TTGTCCGATTTCGGGCTCGCAATCTGGGCGCCGTCCAGCCCGTCGTCCGTGACGCACAGCGACGTCGTCGGCACGTTCGG GTACCTTGCGCCGGAGTACTTCATGTACGGGAAGGTGACGGACAAGGTGGACGTGTACGCGTTCGGGGTGGTGCTGCTGGAGCTCCTCACCGGGCGGAGGCCCATCACCGGCGACGGCTCACCAAAGGGCCACCACCAGAGTCTCGTCATGTGG GCGACTCCGATCCTCAACGGCGGCGACATCTCCGACCTGCTGGACCCGAGCCTGGACTTGAAGCACGACGAGGTGGAGGTGCGGCGGATGGCCGTCGCGGCGTCGCTCTGCCTGGGGCGATCGGCGCGCCTCAGGCCCCCGATATCGCAG ATACTGAGCATACTGCGGGGAGAAGAGGACGCGACGAGCCTGGCGGCCTCGGAGCCGGACTGCGTTGTGGACGACGAGACCTACCCGGCGGCCAACGTGAGGTCGCACCTAGGCCTGGCGCTGCTGGACGTGGAGGACGCCGAGTCCATCTCCAGCACCGAGCACACCAACCTCAGCCCGCTCGAGGAGTACCTCAGACAACGCTGCAGCCGATCCTCCAGCTTCGATTGA
- the LOC123098102 gene encoding pto-interacting protein 1 isoform X2: protein MAVVIGANKKYSFGGSTGLAKYCARKLPPTTSVVAIQGGKAIFVREAPRPPLGAEPKPVLRTLLHPSVGMEPKVIIPNPNRRSARSMDFDAAGCGQCAAPPQPKKPCDDDDAAVAKAVVVRVPAPEQKLGWPLLRRAPPGAQAAKGDHETTRKQSVVHWVMSLPRRSSPSASPEPAQEGLAADLRRTLGGAPSRCRWFRYEELYDATNHFSPGNLVGKGAHSRVYRGGLASGQRVAIKLCRASAEASKDFLREVDIITKLQHGRIVPLVGVCVEGPNLISVYRYLPRGSLEDNLHGKRSKPALPWEKRYRTAVGVAEALSYVHSGCSRPVIHRDVKSSNILLTEDFEPQLSDFGLAIWAPSSPSSVTHSDVVGTFGYLAPEYFMYGKVTDKVDVYAFGVVLLELLTGRRPITGDGSPKGHHQSLVMWATPILNGGDISDLLDPSLDLKHDEVEVRRMAVAASLCLGRSARLRPPISQILSILRGEEDATSLAASEPDCVVDDETYPAANVRSHLGLALLDVEDAESISSTEHTNLSPLEEYLRQRCSRSSSFD from the exons ATGGCGGTGGTGATTGGCGCCAACAAGAAGTACTCCTTCGG TGGCTCGACCGGCCTCGCCAAGTACTGCGCCAGGAAGCTCCCGCCGACGACCAGCGTCGTCGCCATCCAGGGCGGCAAGGCCATCTTCGTCAGGGAGGCCCCCCGGCCGCCACTTG GAGCAGAGCCCAAGCCGGTGCTCCGCACGCTGCTGCACCCCAGCGTCGGGATGGAGCCCAAGGTGATCATCCCCAACCCCAACCGCCGGAGCGCGCGGTCCATGGACTTCGACGCCGCGGGCTGCGGCCAGTGCGCCGCGCCGCCGCAGCCCAAGAAGCcctgcgacgacgacgacgctgccGTCGCCAAGGCCGTCGTCGTGCGCGTGCCGGCGCCCGAGCAGAAGCTCGGCTGGCCTTTGCTCCGGCGCGCGCCTCCCGGAGCGCAGGCCGCCAAGGGTGACCACGAGACGACGCGCAAGCAGTCGGTGGTGCACTGGGTGATGAGCCTGCCGCGGCGCTCCTCGCCGTCGGCGTCCCCGGAGCCGGCGCAGGAGGGGCTGGCGGCCGACCTGAGGCGGACGCTGGGCGGCGCGCCGTCCCGGTGCCGGTGGTTCCGGTACGAGGAGCTCTACGACGCCACCAACCACTTCTCCCCGGGCAACCTGGTGGGCAAGGGCGCGCACAGCCGGGTGTACCGGGGCGGCCTGGCGAGCGGGCAGCGGGTGGCGATCAAGCTGTGCCGCGCGTCGGCGGAGGCGTCCAAGGACTTCCTCCGGGAGGTGGACATCATCACCAAGCTGCAGCACGGCCGCATCGTGCCGCTCGTGGGCGTCTGCGTCGAAGGCCCCAACCTCATCTCCGTCTACCGCTACCTCCCCCGCGGCAGCCTCGAGGACAACCTGCACG GGAAGAGGTCGAAGCCGGCGCTGCCGTGGGAGAAGAGGTACCGGACGGCGGTCGGGGTCGCCGAGGCTCTGAGCTACGTGCACTCCGGCTGCTCGCGGCCGGTGATCCACCGCGACGTCAAGTCCTCCAACATCCTCCTCACGGAGGACTTCGAGCCCCAG TTGTCCGATTTCGGGCTCGCAATCTGGGCGCCGTCCAGCCCGTCGTCCGTGACGCACAGCGACGTCGTCGGCACGTTCGG GTACCTTGCGCCGGAGTACTTCATGTACGGGAAGGTGACGGACAAGGTGGACGTGTACGCGTTCGGGGTGGTGCTGCTGGAGCTCCTCACCGGGCGGAGGCCCATCACCGGCGACGGCTCACCAAAGGGCCACCACCAGAGTCTCGTCATGTGG GCGACTCCGATCCTCAACGGCGGCGACATCTCCGACCTGCTGGACCCGAGCCTGGACTTGAAGCACGACGAGGTGGAGGTGCGGCGGATGGCCGTCGCGGCGTCGCTCTGCCTGGGGCGATCGGCGCGCCTCAGGCCCCCGATATCGCAG ATACTGAGCATACTGCGGGGAGAAGAGGACGCGACGAGCCTGGCGGCCTCGGAGCCGGACTGCGTTGTGGACGACGAGACCTACCCGGCGGCCAACGTGAGGTCGCACCTAGGCCTGGCGCTGCTGGACGTGGAGGACGCCGAGTCCATCTCCAGCACCGAGCACACCAACCTCAGCCCGCTCGAGGAGTACCTCAGACAACGCTGCAGCCGATCCTCCAGCTTCGATTGA